In Mobula hypostoma chromosome 18, sMobHyp1.1, whole genome shotgun sequence, one genomic interval encodes:
- the ndr2 gene encoding nodal-related 2 isoform X2 codes for MWVMRMEWFYIRSARSHTSSPVDMQFRTTVFLLAIIPVILGNTRGNRTWRLLETKPGPPPTQKEVAEFIQRLEARNVSLNLPSHMINLYRSYNSGNYTGLSTHERPVLPEVDTVRSLVAKSFRHNGSRWIVTFDMSTLAPDEKLQFAELRITLPAFAESCSLLEIHHQSRYPCGSAVCQDQFFLGSFPPDLVLEDTEECAVYNVTNILQHWMNRNTSGSGGGQGGAQRPEAESLVCKRKRSLPEVNVRGKLERKEMALLLVFSRRPEQNCSESSSLLKDAKGSKRVRKPRRKKSRRLKQNRKKGRGRAGRSGTPKYRRPRHHIKGNNSTLCRRIKFEIKFEFAQIPPSNIGALSLLCPHKNESTEYAVHRKG; via the exons ATGTGGGTGATGCGCATGGAATGGTTCTATATAAGGAGTGCGCGGTCGCACACATCGAGCCCAGTCGACATGCAATTCCGAACCACAGTGTTTCTGCTGGCCATTATCCCAGTGATCCTGGGAAACACAAGGGGCAACAGGACGTGGCGTTTGTTGGAAACCAAACCAGGCCCCCCGCCGACCCAAAAGGAAGTAGCCGAATTCATCCAGCGCTTGGAGGCTCGAAACGTCAGCCTGAATCTCCCCTCGCATATGATCAACCTGTACCGCAGTTACAACTCGGGGAACTACACCGGTCTCTCCACTCACGAAAGGCCAGTGTTACCGGAAGTGGACACCGTACGGAGCCTGGTTGCAAAGA GTTTCCGTCACAATGGGAGCCGGTGGATTGTCACCTTTGACATGTCCACACTTGCACCCGACGAGAAGCTTCAGTTCGCGGAGTTAAGGATCACCTTGCCTGCCTTTGCCGAATCCTGTTCGCTCTTGGAAATCCACCACCAGTCTCGATACCCGTGTGGCTCCGCTGTCTGCCAAGACCAGTTTTTCTTGGGATCCTTTCCTCCTGATTTAGTGCTGGAGGACACGGAGGAGTGCGCCGTTTACAACGTTACCAACATCTTGCAACACTGGATGAATCGCAACACGTCTGGCTCTGGTGGTGGACAGGGTGGAGCGCAGCGCCCAGAGGCTGAGAGCCTGGTCTGCAAGAGGAAGCGGTCGCTGCCTGAAGTCAACGTGAGGGGcaagctggagaggaaggagatgGCCTTGCTGTTGGTTTTCTCCCGGAGACCTGAGCAGAATTGCTCAGAGAGCTCTTCCCTTCTGAAAGATGCAAAGGGCTCCAAGCGAGTGCGGAAGCCCCGAAGAAAGAAGAGTCGTCGGCTAAAACAGAACAGAAAGAAAGGCCGGGGTAGAGCTGGGCGCAGTGGAACCCCCAAGTATCGACGCCCCCGGCACCACATTAAGGGAAACAACTCGACCCTTTGTCGGAGGATCAAGTTTGAAATTAAATTTG